A window of the Nocardia sp. NBC_01329 genome harbors these coding sequences:
- a CDS encoding NAD(P)-dependent oxidoreductase → MSSGIRTPVTVLGLGLMGSAIAKTFLAAGHPTTVWNRTAAKADALVEIGAKDAASVTEAVGAAPLIVVSLLDDDAVAKVLSAAGPALRGKVLVNLTSSTPEQSRARAEWADVHGVSYVDGAVMAVPQGLGTPDALLLYSGSESGYRTAEPALKALSEKGTYLGADHGRAAAFDAALVSVFWLSLFGVSMGIALAEAEGIRGSELVPFTPALIGLMPGLMAQTAAQVEADHYPADDTTISSAYEAFTTLRTIFAHHGIDTGVLDASGDVFRRALDSGYGADGLGRLVPVLGGGR, encoded by the coding sequence ATGTCCAGTGGAATACGCACGCCCGTCACGGTCCTTGGACTCGGACTCATGGGTTCGGCGATCGCGAAGACATTTTTGGCGGCCGGGCATCCGACGACCGTGTGGAATCGGACGGCGGCAAAGGCCGACGCCCTGGTCGAGATCGGCGCGAAGGACGCGGCGTCGGTGACCGAAGCGGTCGGCGCCGCGCCCCTGATCGTCGTCTCGTTACTCGACGACGACGCGGTGGCGAAGGTGTTGAGCGCCGCGGGCCCGGCACTGCGCGGAAAGGTGCTCGTGAACCTCACGTCCTCGACCCCGGAGCAGTCGAGAGCGCGCGCCGAATGGGCCGACGTCCACGGCGTCTCCTACGTGGACGGTGCCGTTATGGCGGTGCCGCAGGGCCTCGGCACACCGGATGCGCTTCTGCTGTACTCGGGATCCGAAAGTGGCTACCGCACAGCCGAACCGGCTTTGAAGGCTCTGTCCGAAAAGGGAACCTATCTGGGCGCGGACCACGGACGCGCCGCCGCGTTCGACGCCGCACTGGTGTCGGTGTTCTGGCTCTCGCTGTTCGGCGTGTCAATGGGCATCGCGCTCGCTGAGGCCGAGGGGATCAGGGGCAGCGAGCTCGTCCCGTTCACACCCGCCCTGATCGGGCTGATGCCCGGGCTGATGGCGCAAACCGCCGCGCAGGTCGAAGCCGACCACTACCCCGCCGACGACACCACCATCTCGTCGGCCTACGAAGCCTTCACCACGCTCCGCACGATATTCGCACACCACGGAATCGACACCGGTGTACTCGACGCATCGGGTGACGTGTTCCGGCGCGCCTTGGATTCCGGTTACGGCGCCGATGGGCTCGGTCGTCTGGTTCCCGTACTCGGCGGAGGCCGGTGA
- a CDS encoding ArsR/SmtB family transcription factor translates to MPTELSHPETADLEIAAVMHALSDPIRLQLVACLACDEGENCGDLSRTIELHKSTLSHHYRVLREAGITRTTVVGRTRVMSLRYDDLQARFPGLLDVVFRALADIVEDDGKWNGSPGDRAKLLAALTRPVASD, encoded by the coding sequence ATGCCCACCGAGTTGTCACACCCGGAGACCGCCGACCTCGAGATCGCGGCGGTCATGCACGCGCTGTCCGATCCGATCCGACTGCAATTGGTGGCCTGCCTGGCCTGCGACGAGGGCGAGAACTGCGGCGACCTCAGCCGGACCATCGAACTGCACAAGTCCACGCTCTCGCATCACTACCGCGTGCTGCGTGAAGCGGGTATCACCCGGACGACGGTCGTCGGCCGCACCCGGGTGATGAGCCTGCGCTACGACGACCTACAGGCCCGGTTCCCGGGGCTGCTGGACGTGGTCTTCCGCGCCTTGGCCGATATCGTCGAGGACGACGGGAAATGGAACGGTTCGCCCGGAGACCGCGCGAAATTGCTCGCAGCGTTGACACGGCCCGTGGCCTCGGACTGA
- a CDS encoding terpene synthase family protein, with the protein MTSRYTSALERNIADMRAQHETWVRADRPWSLRELFSTTDCDIADYSREFRPSEFGEQVCRDVEKYCRAQGIWLEPGGAHYNSMTPYLHPGPVSAERLATIGLFNAILFWLNDTVGREKFGHLSGAEQGRARNELDRLCRLLESRTVPEEPSPIEIATADVLARLTAQHAERQWLDGFLESTVEHLRTAIRDQNARSRRDLLTATEYIDLRAQVSGMYPAIALCEFGRDSYLDRERLDAVGLLDDLRRLRRLTAEIGALMNDMFSFEKECIVDRSDFNLIPVCLLNSPGATLADAVHTAAGLVRDRITEFRRLHAALAARCADPDIVGSGQAAPVRTHLDDLEGCVQATWVWQLMTTRYKGGGIFAENNPGRLEKARSDEEG; encoded by the coding sequence GTGACTTCTCGGTATACATCGGCGCTCGAGCGGAATATCGCGGATATGCGCGCTCAACACGAGACCTGGGTTCGCGCGGACCGGCCCTGGTCGTTGCGGGAACTCTTCAGTACAACCGACTGCGATATCGCAGACTACAGCAGAGAGTTCAGGCCGAGCGAGTTCGGCGAACAGGTATGCAGGGACGTGGAGAAGTATTGCCGCGCTCAGGGGATCTGGCTGGAGCCCGGGGGCGCGCACTACAACAGTATGACCCCCTATCTACACCCGGGCCCGGTCAGTGCGGAACGGCTGGCCACCATCGGCCTGTTCAATGCGATCCTGTTCTGGCTCAACGACACCGTGGGCCGCGAGAAGTTCGGTCATCTGTCCGGTGCCGAACAGGGCCGGGCGCGCAACGAGCTCGACAGGCTGTGCCGCCTGCTCGAATCGCGCACTGTGCCCGAGGAACCCTCGCCGATCGAAATCGCTACGGCCGACGTCCTCGCCCGGCTCACCGCGCAGCATGCGGAACGACAGTGGCTCGACGGGTTCCTGGAATCGACGGTCGAGCATCTACGTACCGCCATCCGGGACCAGAACGCCCGGTCCCGCCGCGACCTGCTGACGGCGACCGAGTACATCGATCTCCGTGCTCAGGTATCCGGTATGTACCCGGCTATCGCCCTGTGCGAATTCGGACGGGACAGCTATCTGGACCGGGAGCGACTGGACGCCGTAGGGCTCCTGGACGATCTGCGCCGATTACGGAGGCTCACCGCTGAGATCGGTGCACTGATGAACGATATGTTCTCCTTCGAGAAGGAGTGCATTGTCGACCGCTCGGATTTCAACCTGATACCGGTATGTCTGCTGAACAGCCCGGGAGCGACACTGGCCGACGCCGTGCACACCGCCGCCGGCCTGGTCCGTGACAGAATTACCGAGTTCCGCCGACTACACGCGGCGCTCGCCGCGCGCTGTGCCGATCCGGACATCGTGGGCAGCGGCCAGGCGGCGCCGGTCCGGACCCATCTCGACGATCTCGAGGGCTGTGTCCAGGCCACCTGGGTATGGCAACTGATGACGACCCGGTACAAGGGCGGTGGAATTTTCGCCGAGAACAATCCCGGCCGACTGGAAAAGGCTCGGTCCGATGAGGAAGGATGA
- a CDS encoding sensor domain-containing diguanylate cyclase, translating into MDGSEHDELVRSWSRALRATGEPAPPDSDIDQLLHWLVADFAEALTTTPFEPAAGARIGAALATVDASIDDVPAASVPILWNLVGPGADPGTVTRMSILLTKLGEGFGTHRQRRFAAADEDGVRSSRQSDERYRVVFENAAVAIAVGDTNGVLLDANQKLADMIGVPIDKLRGISVYEFAHPEDRERIRNLVYQKLVPNRQGTVKLEQQLGRVDGSYGWASFSITFVEGGAGHPNYLLAVGEDVTEQHRMRQELHRQARHDPLTGLANRRQLLERLDTVMSEAGGHEQIGLCFVDLDRFKHINDRYGHGTGDRVLAAVADRLHASVQDLDCLVARIGGDEFVALVPPPVDVRKMGRVADSLLGALTDPVTTTNHRVQVSASIGAVLTTVQSGQAETLIDAADTGLYRAKNNGKSQWVLHLLADGAESDPEQLNRYIPTADSTEDPPDP; encoded by the coding sequence ATGGACGGGTCGGAGCACGATGAACTGGTCCGCTCATGGTCTCGGGCACTTCGGGCGACCGGCGAACCCGCGCCGCCCGACTCGGATATCGATCAGCTCCTGCACTGGCTGGTAGCCGATTTTGCCGAAGCTCTCACCACAACACCGTTCGAACCCGCCGCAGGCGCCAGGATCGGCGCGGCGCTGGCCACCGTGGATGCGAGTATCGACGACGTGCCGGCGGCATCCGTGCCGATCCTGTGGAATCTCGTCGGGCCGGGAGCCGACCCCGGCACCGTGACACGGATGTCGATATTGCTGACCAAACTGGGTGAGGGTTTCGGCACGCATCGGCAGCGGCGGTTCGCCGCCGCCGACGAAGACGGTGTTCGGTCCAGCCGGCAATCGGACGAGCGTTACCGGGTGGTGTTCGAGAACGCGGCGGTGGCCATCGCCGTCGGCGACACCAACGGTGTCCTACTCGATGCCAATCAAAAGCTCGCCGATATGATCGGCGTCCCCATCGACAAACTGCGCGGAATCTCGGTCTACGAATTCGCGCACCCCGAGGATCGGGAACGGATCCGTAATCTCGTCTACCAGAAACTCGTTCCCAACCGTCAAGGGACTGTGAAGCTGGAGCAGCAGCTCGGCCGGGTCGACGGCAGTTACGGATGGGCATCTTTCTCCATCACTTTCGTCGAAGGAGGAGCGGGCCACCCGAACTACCTCTTGGCGGTGGGTGAGGATGTCACCGAACAGCACCGGATGCGCCAGGAACTGCACCGCCAGGCCCGGCACGATCCGCTCACGGGCCTGGCCAATCGGCGTCAGTTGCTGGAGCGACTCGATACCGTGATGAGCGAGGCCGGGGGCCACGAGCAGATCGGATTGTGCTTCGTGGACCTGGATCGCTTCAAACACATCAATGACCGATACGGCCACGGCACCGGCGACCGGGTCCTGGCCGCCGTCGCCGATCGCCTGCATGCGAGTGTGCAGGACCTGGACTGCCTGGTGGCCCGGATAGGTGGCGACGAATTCGTCGCGTTGGTACCGCCGCCGGTAGACGTCCGGAAGATGGGCCGCGTGGCGGACAGCCTGCTGGGTGCGCTGACCGACCCGGTGACGACCACCAACCACCGGGTTCAGGTCTCGGCCAGCATCGGGGCCGTGCTGACAACGGTGCAGAGCGGGCAGGCCGAAACCCTGATCGATGCTGCCGACACGGGCCTGTACCGCGCCAAGAACAACGGCAAATCGCAGTGGGTACTTCATCTGCTCGCCGACGGCGCGGAATCCGATCCCGAGCAATTGAACCGATACATCCCCACCGCGGATTCCACCGAGGACCCTCCTGATCCGTGA
- a CDS encoding DUF1542 domain-containing protein has protein sequence MEWLLIVVVVVLVAAALVWRSRQSRERAATELADALAEARRVNERLGGQIYNLNGSNAAAQLALADASERYIAAGSQVDQASSPVQARLAKQTAVEGLYYIRAARTAMDMDPGPAVPELEGRATAGEVSEDRVIDFENRRIAASPHPSSETPNYYPGGRVAGRPVPAGWYSEPWWKPALVAGAWGIGSALLFTSMFSGMSGVGYGAEGFESGYGEGYTDGLSAGDQDYGGPGGDTGGQNDWGGDGGGFDGGGFDF, from the coding sequence ATGGAATGGCTACTGATCGTTGTGGTGGTGGTGCTGGTGGCGGCCGCCCTGGTGTGGCGGTCCCGGCAGTCGAGGGAACGCGCGGCGACCGAACTGGCCGATGCACTGGCCGAGGCACGCCGGGTCAACGAGCGGCTCGGCGGCCAGATCTACAATCTGAACGGCAGCAACGCCGCCGCACAGCTTGCGCTCGCCGACGCGTCGGAGCGTTATATCGCGGCGGGTTCACAGGTCGATCAGGCCAGCAGCCCGGTCCAGGCGCGGCTGGCGAAACAGACCGCGGTCGAGGGGCTGTACTACATCCGCGCCGCCCGGACCGCCATGGATATGGACCCCGGTCCGGCTGTGCCCGAGCTCGAGGGGCGGGCCACCGCGGGCGAAGTCAGCGAAGACCGCGTGATCGACTTCGAGAACCGCCGTATCGCCGCGTCCCCCCATCCCTCGTCCGAGACGCCGAACTACTATCCGGGCGGGCGCGTCGCCGGCCGGCCGGTACCGGCCGGCTGGTACTCCGAACCCTGGTGGAAGCCCGCCCTGGTCGCGGGCGCCTGGGGAATCGGCTCGGCGCTGCTGTTCACCTCGATGTTCTCCGGTATGTCCGGTGTGGGCTACGGCGCGGAAGGCTTCGAATCCGGCTACGGCGAAGGGTATACGGACGGGCTGTCCGCCGGAGATCAGGATTACGGCGGTCCCGGGGGCGACACCGGAGGCCAGAACGATTGGGGCGGTGACGGCGGTGGTTTCGACGGCGGTGGCTTCGATTTCTGA
- the phoU gene encoding phosphate signaling complex protein PhoU has translation MRTRFHEELEQLTGMLEQMCLRDETAIAAATRALLHSDIEEAEQAIDLCAHVEAMGRDAEESAVMLLALQAPVASELRRVVTALQLSANLARMGGLCAHIAGLVRRRHPDPVMPDPLRDTVARMGASAVSMAGSAARVLATGDAEAAAALEGHDDVMDQLHRDLLNYLLGSEYTGGTTTAVDLALLGRYYERFADHTVEVGRRTLFMTTGISEPE, from the coding sequence ATGCGGACTCGCTTCCACGAGGAACTCGAACAGCTGACCGGGATGCTCGAGCAGATGTGCCTACGCGACGAGACCGCGATCGCCGCCGCCACCCGGGCTCTGCTCCACTCCGATATCGAGGAGGCCGAACAAGCGATCGACCTGTGCGCCCACGTCGAGGCGATGGGCCGGGACGCCGAGGAGTCCGCGGTGATGCTGCTGGCTCTGCAGGCCCCGGTGGCCTCCGAACTGCGGCGGGTAGTGACCGCGCTCCAACTGTCGGCCAACCTCGCGCGGATGGGCGGATTGTGCGCTCATATCGCCGGGTTGGTGCGCCGTCGGCATCCTGACCCCGTAATGCCGGATCCGTTGCGGGACACCGTTGCCCGGATGGGCGCGTCCGCGGTATCGATGGCCGGTTCGGCCGCGCGGGTCCTGGCGACCGGCGATGCCGAAGCGGCCGCGGCACTCGAAGGCCACGACGATGTGATGGATCAACTGCACCGCGATCTGCTGAACTACCTTCTCGGTTCCGAATACACCGGCGGTACCACCACCGCGGTCGATCTGGCGCTGCTGGGACGCTACTACGAGCGTTTCGCCGATCACACGGTCGAAGTCGGTCGCCGCACTCTGTTCATGACCACCGGCATCAGCGAACCCGAGTGA
- a CDS encoding cold-shock protein translates to MAQGSVKWFNGEKGFGFIAQDGGGPDVFVHYSAISGSGFKSLEEGQRVEFEIGQGQKGPQAQDVRAI, encoded by the coding sequence ATGGCGCAAGGCAGTGTGAAGTGGTTCAACGGCGAAAAGGGCTTCGGCTTCATCGCTCAAGACGGAGGCGGACCTGACGTCTTCGTGCATTACTCCGCGATCAGCGGTTCGGGTTTCAAGTCCCTCGAAGAGGGACAGCGTGTGGAGTTCGAGATCGGCCAGGGCCAGAAGGGCCCGCAGGCTCAGGACGTCCGCGCGATCTGA
- a CDS encoding SAM-dependent methyltransferase gives MTIDTATSLDGQPVGADTDRPSIPRVYDYSLGGKDNYEVDRSAFERIRRIAPRQGDVHHMNRRWLARVVRSLAEGAAVQQFLDLGAGLPTRDPLHVVAQECGRKDVEVVYVDNDPLCVAHGRVMLERNENTHYLPGDLTDAAAILDDAGRYLNMREPIAVLLGAVLHHLDDDHDPAGVVSRYIELLPAGSYVAITHYCDPGPGDAELHELAGQLEKAHTGEEFGSGRYRSPQHIRELFGSLDLVEPGLTPLDEWWPQGPPVRTKAPEEHLILGGLGRKPGYGRIRAVGSENLSRSRTFSHR, from the coding sequence ATGACGATCGACACCGCCACCTCGCTCGATGGCCAGCCCGTCGGTGCGGACACCGACCGGCCCAGCATTCCCCGCGTCTACGACTACAGCCTGGGCGGTAAGGACAACTACGAGGTAGATCGTTCCGCATTCGAACGGATCCGGCGAATTGCGCCGCGGCAGGGCGACGTTCACCATATGAACCGGCGCTGGCTGGCGCGGGTCGTGCGCTCGTTGGCCGAAGGCGCCGCAGTTCAGCAGTTCTTGGACCTCGGCGCCGGCCTACCCACCCGCGATCCCCTGCACGTGGTCGCGCAGGAGTGCGGGCGCAAGGACGTCGAAGTCGTGTACGTGGACAACGACCCGCTCTGCGTCGCCCACGGTCGAGTGATGCTGGAACGGAACGAGAACACTCACTACCTACCCGGCGATCTCACCGATGCCGCAGCGATACTGGACGACGCCGGCCGCTACCTGAACATGCGGGAACCGATCGCGGTCCTGCTGGGCGCGGTTCTCCATCATCTCGACGACGACCACGATCCGGCGGGGGTCGTATCCCGATACATCGAACTGCTCCCGGCCGGTTCGTACGTGGCGATCACCCACTACTGCGATCCCGGTCCCGGTGATGCCGAACTCCATGAACTGGCCGGGCAGCTCGAAAAGGCCCATACAGGCGAGGAATTCGGGTCGGGCCGGTACCGGAGCCCGCAGCACATCCGTGAACTCTTCGGCTCACTGGACCTGGTGGAACCCGGGCTGACGCCGCTGGACGAATGGTGGCCACAGGGCCCTCCCGTCCGGACAAAGGCACCCGAAGAACACCTCATCCTCGGCGGTCTCGGCCGAAAGCCGGGATACGGTCGCATCCGGGCCGTGGGGTCGGAGAATCTTTCCCGGTCCCGCACGTTCTCGCACCGGTGA